The sequence below is a genomic window from Streptomyces sp. NBC_00582.
GGAGGCGGCACTCTCGCCCATCGGCCGGCACCCAGCGGAAAGAGCGTCCTCATCGAGTTCTACGGTGCCGCCCTGATCCGCCTGCGCCCGAGGAGTTCGGCGAGCTGCGCCACCACGGCGGTCTGTCCACCACGACGGTCTGTCCACCACGACGGTCTGTCCACCACGACCTCGACAACCTCTACGTCGTCGACACGAGCTTCGTCCCGAGCACCGGCGCGGTCAATCCGTCGCTGACGGCCATCGCCAACGCCCCGCGCGTCGGCGACCACTTCGTGGAGCGTCTGCCATGAGCCAGTCCACCCCCACCGGCCACGACCTGCGTCACCGCACCCCGAGGGAGCGCGCCGAGCGCGGGCGGGCCGCGCGGAGCGCCGTACCGAGGTCCTCGCACGCCGAGTACACCCCACCGCCCAAGCGCACCGACCCGGTGGACATCATCGAGGGGCAGTCGGCGAAGCGGGTCCCCGAACTCGTGCCGATCCGCTACGGCAGGATGAGCGAGTCGCCGTTCCGCTTCTACCGGGGCGCCGCCGCCATCATGGCCGCCGACCTGGCCGAGACGCCCCGCACCGGCATCCGGGTGCAGCTCTGCGGGGACGCGCACATGCTGAACTTCCGGCTGCTGGCCTCGCCGGAACGCCGGCTGATGTTCGACATCAACGACTTCGACGAGACCCTGCCGGGCCCCTGGGAGTGGGACGTCAAACGGCTGTCGGCCAGCCTCGTCATCGCGGGCCGGGCGAACGGCTTCGGCACGAAGGAACGGGCCCGTGTGGTGCGGGCGGCCGTACGGTCGTACCGCGGCTGGATGCGCTCCTTCGCCGGGATGGGCAATCTCGCGGTCTACTACACCCGTTTCGAGGCGGACGAGCTGCAGAAGCAGTTCGCCCCCGAGATCGGCGGGAAGAACCGCGAGCGGTGGGACGAGGCCCGGGAGCGGGCCCGCGGCCATGACACCGTGCAGGTCTTCGACAAGCTCACCCATGTCGTCGCAGGCAGGCGGCTGATAGCCAACGACCCGCCGCTGCTGGTCCGCCTCCACGATCTGCTGCCGGGAGCCGAGGGCGGCGTGCTGGAGACGGAGATCAGCCGGCTCGTCGAGCGCTACGGGCAGACCCTCCAGTCCGACCGCCGGTACCTGCTGGAGAGCTACCGGGTCGCCGACGTGGCCCGCAAGGTCGTCGGGGTCGGCAGCGTCGGCACCCGCTGCTGGATCGTGCTGCTGCTCGGCAAGGACGACGAGGACCCGCTGTTCCTCCAGGCGAAGGAGGCCGACGACTCGGTCCTCGCGCCCTACGCGGGCTCCGGCGGGTTCCGCACCCAGGGCGAGCGGGTCGTCAGCGGGCAGCGGCTGATGCAGGCGACCAGCGACATCTTCCTCGGCTGGGAACGCACCACCGGCATCGACGGCCGCCGCCGCGACTTCTACGTCCGCCAACTGCGCGACTGGAAGGGCATCGCGGTGCCCGAGAGCATGTCGCCGAAGCGGATGACCCTGTTCGCGCAGGTCTGCGGAGCGACCCTGGCCCGCGCCCACGCCCGCTCCGGCGACCGCATCGCGATCGCCTCCTACCTGGGCGGCGGCGATGTCTTCGACCGGGCGCTGGCGACCTTCGCCGAGCTGTACGCCGACCAGAACGAGAAGGACCACCAGGCCCTCCTCGACGCCGTGAGGACGGGACGGGTCCTCGCCGAAGCGGCCTGAGAGGGACGGGGGCCACAGGGCCGAGGGGGCCGAGGAGGAACCGCAATGGACCGTTACCCGCCCATCGCCGACCACGGGCTGATCGGCGACCTGCAGACCGCCGCCCTGGTGACCTCCGGAGGGGTCATCGACTGGCTGGCGGCGCCCCGCTTCGACTCGCCCAGCGTCTTCGCGTCCCTACTCGACCACGACGGCGGCGGCCACTTCCTGTTCGCGCCGACCGCCCCCGAGGTGACGCGCCGCCAGTTGTACTACCCGGACAGCGCGGTCGTCGTGACCCGGTTCCTGTCGCCCGACGGGGTCGGCGAGGTCATCGACCACATGCCGGTCATCGAACCCCGGGTCCCCTCCGAGCGGCACACCGTGGTGCGGTTGGTGCGGACCGTGCGCGGCACCGTGCGCTTCGACCTGGACTGCCGGCCCCGCTTCGACTACGGCCGGGCCGGCCACACCCTCGACCTGTCCGACGGGTCCGCCGCCTTCCGCTCCCGCGGGGCGACCGCCCACCTGCAGAGCACGTTCCCGCTGCAACCGCACGGGACGGACGTCCGCGGCTCCGTCACCCTGAACGCAGGACAGTCGGCGGCCGCCGTGTTCACCGTGGGCGGCCCGGCCGACGAGGCGCCCCCGCCGCCGACCGTCGAATCGGCCGAGAAGGACATGTGGGACGTCATCGACTTCTGGCAGCGCTGGGTGCGCACCTCCCGCTACCGGGGCCGCTGGCCGGACATGGTGAACCGCTCGGCCATCACCCTCAAACTGCTCACCTACGCCCCGAGCGGCGCCCCCGTCGCCGCCGCCACGATGGGCCTGCCCGAACAGGTCGGCGGGGAACGCAACTGGGACTACCGCTACACCTGGGTGCGCGACGCCTCGCTGTCCGTACGGGCCCTGCTCGACCTGGGCTTCCTCGACGAGGCAGGCCAGTTCGTGCGCTGGCTCGGCGACCGGCTGCGGGCCCGCGACGGCTCCGGCGGCGAACCGCTGCAGATCATGTACCGGGTCGACGGCGACCCGCTGCTGACCGAGGAGACCCTCGACCACTTCGAGGGCTACCGCGGCTCCAGTCCCGTACGCGCCGGGAACGCCGCCGCCGACCAGCTCCAGCTCGACATCTACGGCGAGCTGTTCTACGCGATGTCCGAGGGCATCGACGAGATCGGCCAGCAGGTCGGCTACCACGGCTGGAAGGGCCTGACCCGGCTGATGGACTGGCTGTCCGACCACTGGGACCGGCCCGACGAGGGCGTGTGGGAGACCCGCGGCGGACGCAAGGACTTCACCTACAGCCGGGTGATGTGCTGGGCCGCCTTCGACAACTGCCTGCGCATGGCCGAGGAGTTCCGCCGCCCCGCGAACACCCAGCGCTGGACCCGGGCCCGCGACGAGATCCTGGAGCAGGTCATGGAGCGCGGCTGGAGCCAGAAGGAGCAGGCACTGGTCCAGCACTACGGCGGTGACGTCCTCGACGCCTCGCTGCTGCTCGCCCCGCGCGTCGGGTTCATCGCCCCGCGCAGCCCCGGCTGGCTGTCCACCCTCGACGCGATCGACCAGCGGCTGGTCTCCGACAGCCTGGTCTACCGCTACGACCCGGCGGCCTCACCCGACGGACTGCGCGGCTCCGAGGGCACGTTCAGCCTGTGCACCTTCCTGTACGTCGACGCGCTCGCCCGCGCCGGCCGGCTCCCGCAGGCCCGCTACACCTTCGAGAAGATGCACACGTACGCCAACCACGTGGGACTGTTCGCGGAGGAGATCGGCCCGAGCGGCGAGCAGCTCGGCAACTTCCCGCAGGCCTTCACCCATCTGTCGCTGATCATGGCCGCGTCGACCCTGGACGACGCCCTCGACCGGACGGCGGCTCGCTGAACGGGGGGATCGCGGGCCCCTGCGGCAGCGTCTCGACCACCACGAAGGAGATCACGGTGGCCAGCACCACCAGCGCCACCGTGTCCACATTGCCCAGCAGCAGCACGACCAGCACCACACTGCTCACCGGCACCCTGAGGGCCGCCGTCAGCGAGGCCGCCATCCCCGCCGCCATCGCCGGCACCAGCCCCAGCCCGGGCAGCGGCGCGAGCAGGACGCCGGCCGCCCCGCCGAGGAACAGCGACGGGAAGACGGGCCCGCCGCGCAGGCCGCCCAGACACAGCGCGTAGGCCAGGGCCTTGAACACCAGCACCGCGACCAGGGTGCCCACCGACCAGGCGTGCGGGTCCTGCGCCAGGCGGGACAGCGCGGCCTCCCCGGACAGCGCGGCCTCCGCGGGCGACCGCCCGGTGGAGACCGCGTACAGGGTGACGCTCACCGCCACGCCGATGCCGCACAGGGTGGTGTGCAGGACCGTGCGGGTCGTGACGAACCCGGCCGTGAACCGTCCGCCCACGAAGATCCCGTGGACGGCGAACGCGATGACCGGCGCCAGCACCAGCACCCACAGCACGTCCGGCCAGTCGAGCGGCGGCGGCTTGGGCAGACCGATGTCCAGGCTGCCCGTCTCGAACCCGGTCCAGTGCACGAACCCGGTGAAGATCAGGTCCCCGACCCCGCTCGCCAGCAGGGCCGGCAGCATCACCGCGAACAGCTGCGGCCCGCCGACCCCGGCCACCTCCATCAGCAGCACCCCGCCCACCAGCGGGTTCCCGAACAGCGCCGAGATGGACGCCGCCGCCCCGGCCGCGCCGAGCAGACCCTTGCTCGCCTCGGTCTGCGGCGCCCGCACGAGGCTCGCGAACAGCAGCGCGAGACCGCCGCCCAGCGCGATCAGCGGCGCCTCGGGACCCAGCACGACCCCGAGCGGCAGCCCGACCATGGCCGCCACCAGGACCCCCGGCAGCGCCTCCTCGGTGACCCCGCCCGCGTGCAGCCCGGCCGCCGGAAGGTGCCCGCCCCGCCCGGGGAACCGGGCGACCACCACACCGACCACGAGCCCCGCCACCGTCAGCAGCGGCAGCCCCCACCACCAGGGGGCCTGCTTCCAGCCCAGGTCCTGCGGCCACTCGGTCCAGATCAGGCGCTCCAGCTTGTTGAGCGCCACGAGGAACCAGAACGCGACCAGCGCCACCGGGATGCCGATCAGTCCGCAGAACACCAGCGCCCTGCGGTACTCCGGCCGGTTCAGCATGGTCCGCAGCACATCGGCTTCCTGGGGCTGGCTGCCCGCCGCAGGCCCGCCCTTGTCTCCACTCGTCACAGGAGTCATAGCAGGAGGAAACCATCCATGACGGTCGACGCCGTCCGCTGCCACGCCGTGGGCGCCCCGCGGCGCCCGGCCCTGTGGGATCGTGGTCCCGTGACGCTGGAGGACCTCGTCCGGCTGCGCCGGGCCCGTGACGCGATGGACCGCCACTACGCCGAGCCGCTCGACGTGCCGGCCCTGGCGCGTCTCGCCCTGATGTCCCCCGGCCACTTCTCCCGCAGCTTCCGCGCCGCCTTCGGGGAGACGCCGTACAGCTATCTCATGACCCGGCGGATCGAGCGCGCCAAGGCGCTGCTGCGA
It includes:
- a CDS encoding DUF2252 domain-containing protein — its product is MSQSTPTGHDLRHRTPRERAERGRAARSAVPRSSHAEYTPPPKRTDPVDIIEGQSAKRVPELVPIRYGRMSESPFRFYRGAAAIMAADLAETPRTGIRVQLCGDAHMLNFRLLASPERRLMFDINDFDETLPGPWEWDVKRLSASLVIAGRANGFGTKERARVVRAAVRSYRGWMRSFAGMGNLAVYYTRFEADELQKQFAPEIGGKNRERWDEARERARGHDTVQVFDKLTHVVAGRRLIANDPPLLVRLHDLLPGAEGGVLETEISRLVERYGQTLQSDRRYLLESYRVADVARKVVGVGSVGTRCWIVLLLGKDDEDPLFLQAKEADDSVLAPYAGSGGFRTQGERVVSGQRLMQATSDIFLGWERTTGIDGRRRDFYVRQLRDWKGIAVPESMSPKRMTLFAQVCGATLARAHARSGDRIAIASYLGGGDVFDRALATFAELYADQNEKDHQALLDAVRTGRVLAEAA
- a CDS encoding glycoside hydrolase family 15 protein — its product is MDRYPPIADHGLIGDLQTAALVTSGGVIDWLAAPRFDSPSVFASLLDHDGGGHFLFAPTAPEVTRRQLYYPDSAVVVTRFLSPDGVGEVIDHMPVIEPRVPSERHTVVRLVRTVRGTVRFDLDCRPRFDYGRAGHTLDLSDGSAAFRSRGATAHLQSTFPLQPHGTDVRGSVTLNAGQSAAAVFTVGGPADEAPPPPTVESAEKDMWDVIDFWQRWVRTSRYRGRWPDMVNRSAITLKLLTYAPSGAPVAAATMGLPEQVGGERNWDYRYTWVRDASLSVRALLDLGFLDEAGQFVRWLGDRLRARDGSGGEPLQIMYRVDGDPLLTEETLDHFEGYRGSSPVRAGNAAADQLQLDIYGELFYAMSEGIDEIGQQVGYHGWKGLTRLMDWLSDHWDRPDEGVWETRGGRKDFTYSRVMCWAAFDNCLRMAEEFRRPANTQRWTRARDEILEQVMERGWSQKEQALVQHYGGDVLDASLLLAPRVGFIAPRSPGWLSTLDAIDQRLVSDSLVYRYDPAASPDGLRGSEGTFSLCTFLYVDALARAGRLPQARYTFEKMHTYANHVGLFAEEIGPSGEQLGNFPQAFTHLSLIMAASTLDDALDRTAAR
- a CDS encoding chloride channel protein, with the protein product MTPVTSGDKGGPAAGSQPQEADVLRTMLNRPEYRRALVFCGLIGIPVALVAFWFLVALNKLERLIWTEWPQDLGWKQAPWWWGLPLLTVAGLVVGVVVARFPGRGGHLPAAGLHAGGVTEEALPGVLVAAMVGLPLGVVLGPEAPLIALGGGLALLFASLVRAPQTEASKGLLGAAGAAASISALFGNPLVGGVLLMEVAGVGGPQLFAVMLPALLASGVGDLIFTGFVHWTGFETGSLDIGLPKPPPLDWPDVLWVLVLAPVIAFAVHGIFVGGRFTAGFVTTRTVLHTTLCGIGVAVSVTLYAVSTGRSPAEAALSGEAALSRLAQDPHAWSVGTLVAVLVFKALAYALCLGGLRGGPVFPSLFLGGAAGVLLAPLPGLGLVPAMAAGMAASLTAALRVPVSSVVLVVLLLGNVDTVALVVLATVISFVVVETLPQGPAIPPFSEPPSGRGRRPGSTRP